In Sideroxyarcus emersonii, one DNA window encodes the following:
- the trpE gene encoding anthranilate synthase component I, giving the protein MLSPVTEQEFNALARQGYNRIPLVAETFADLDTPLSLYLKLANRPFSYLLESVQGGERFGRYSFIGLPADTRITVRGRQVTLTTPAGETTQEAADPLAYIEEYRTRFKVAPLSGLPRFTGGLAGYFGYDTVRYIEHKLAGTQKPDVLGTPDILLMLTEQLAVIDNLSGKLTFIVYADPAHADAYRTALQRLDELQRALRQPVQIPDAPQMRRYEAKSEFGEAAFKAAVERSKQYIFDGDIMQVVLSQRMSQHFPASPLSLYRALRSINPSPYMFYYDMGDHHVVGSSPEILARLEGDTVTVRPIAGTRPRGKTPQKDTELAQELLADPKELAEHLMLIDLGRNDIGRVAQNGTVRLTDKMVIERYSHVMHIVSNVEAKLKQGLGAMDVLKATFPAGTVSGAAKVRAMEIIDELEPSKRGIYAGAVGYLAFNGDMDVAIALRTAVVKDDTLYVQAGAGIVADSVPDSEWMETQNKARAVLRAAEMVLDGLDARTHR; this is encoded by the coding sequence ATGCTGTCCCCTGTCACCGAACAAGAATTCAATGCACTTGCCAGGCAAGGCTACAACCGCATCCCGCTGGTTGCGGAAACCTTCGCCGACCTCGATACGCCGCTGTCGCTGTACCTCAAGCTCGCCAATCGCCCTTTCTCCTACCTGCTGGAGTCGGTGCAGGGCGGCGAACGCTTCGGGCGCTACTCCTTCATCGGCCTGCCTGCCGACACGCGCATCACCGTGCGCGGCAGGCAGGTCACGCTGACCACGCCCGCCGGCGAGACCACCCAGGAAGCCGCCGATCCGCTCGCCTACATCGAGGAATACCGGACCCGCTTCAAGGTCGCACCGCTGTCCGGCCTGCCTCGTTTCACCGGCGGACTGGCCGGTTATTTCGGCTACGACACGGTGCGCTATATCGAACACAAGCTGGCCGGCACGCAAAAGCCGGATGTACTCGGCACCCCCGACATCCTGCTGATGCTCACCGAACAGCTCGCGGTGATCGACAACCTGTCGGGCAAGCTCACGTTCATCGTATATGCCGACCCCGCGCATGCCGACGCCTACCGTACGGCGCTGCAGCGCCTGGACGAATTGCAGCGCGCCCTGCGCCAACCGGTGCAGATCCCCGACGCGCCGCAGATGCGCCGCTACGAGGCGAAATCCGAGTTCGGCGAAGCCGCGTTCAAGGCGGCGGTGGAGCGTTCCAAACAATACATCTTCGACGGCGACATCATGCAGGTGGTGCTGTCGCAGCGCATGTCGCAGCATTTCCCGGCATCGCCGCTGTCGCTGTATCGCGCATTGCGCAGCATCAACCCGTCGCCCTACATGTTCTACTACGACATGGGCGACCACCACGTGGTCGGCTCATCGCCTGAAATTCTGGCACGACTGGAAGGCGACACGGTGACCGTGCGCCCCATCGCCGGCACGCGCCCGCGCGGCAAGACGCCGCAAAAGGACACGGAACTCGCGCAAGAACTGCTGGCCGACCCGAAGGAACTGGCCGAACACCTGATGCTGATCGACCTCGGCCGCAACGACATCGGCCGCGTGGCGCAGAACGGCACTGTCCGGCTCACCGACAAGATGGTGATCGAGCGCTACTCGCACGTGATGCACATCGTCTCCAACGTCGAGGCAAAACTCAAGCAGGGCCTGGGTGCGATGGATGTGCTGAAGGCCACCTTCCCCGCCGGCACCGTATCCGGCGCCGCCAAGGTGCGCGCGATGGAGATCATCGACGAACTGGAGCCGAGCAAGCGCGGCATCTATGCCGGGGCGGTCGGCTATCTCGCATTCAACGGCGACATGGATGTCGCCATCGCGCTGCGCACCGCCGTGGTGAAGGACGACACGCTCTATGTGCAGGCAGGGGCCGGCATCGTCGCCGACTCGGTGCCGGACAGCGAATGGATGGAAACGCAGAACAAGGCGCGTGCGGTGCTGCGCGCAGCCGAGATGGTGCTGGACGGGCTCGATGCGCGGACGCACCGCTAG
- a CDS encoding phosphoglycolate phosphatase, whose protein sequence is MGFRNFPLAISAVVIDLDGTLLHTAPELAESANRMLRDMGRPPVSQDLLMSYIGNGISWLVKRALTGDMHAEPDAALYDKALPIFEKHYTELLLQSKPFAGVVQGLDAMKAAGFRLGCITNKVARYTEPLLQGIGLAHYFDIVLSGDTLPEKKPHPLPLLHSAKFFGIPVDRMLLIGDSLNDAVAARAAGCPVFCVPYGYNHGEPVDGLDLDAVIADLPAALKLIERV, encoded by the coding sequence ATGGGTTTCAGGAATTTCCCCCTGGCCATCTCGGCCGTGGTCATCGACCTCGACGGAACACTTTTGCATACCGCACCGGAACTGGCCGAATCGGCCAACCGCATGCTGCGCGACATGGGCCGTCCGCCCGTGTCGCAGGATCTGCTGATGAGCTACATCGGCAACGGCATCTCCTGGCTGGTGAAGCGTGCGCTGACCGGCGACATGCACGCCGAACCGGATGCCGCCCTGTACGACAAGGCGCTGCCGATCTTCGAGAAGCATTACACCGAGTTGCTGCTGCAAAGCAAACCGTTCGCCGGCGTAGTGCAGGGACTGGATGCAATGAAGGCAGCCGGTTTCCGGCTGGGCTGCATTACCAACAAGGTGGCGCGCTACACCGAACCGCTGCTGCAAGGGATCGGCCTCGCGCATTACTTCGACATCGTGCTGTCCGGCGATACGCTGCCGGAGAAAAAACCGCACCCGCTGCCGCTGCTGCACAGTGCCAAATTTTTCGGGATACCGGTCGACAGAATGCTGCTGATCGGCGATTCGCTGAACGATGCCGTGGCCGCACGCGCTGCAGGCTGTCCGGTGTTCTGCGTACCTTATGGTTATAATCACGGCGAGCCTGTGGACGGGCTGGATCTGGATGCCGTGATCGCCGACCTGCCAGCCGCACTGAAATTGATAGAACGCGTTTGA